One Ricinus communis isolate WT05 ecotype wild-type chromosome 1, ASM1957865v1, whole genome shotgun sequence DNA window includes the following coding sequences:
- the LOC107261322 gene encoding LOW QUALITY PROTEIN: putative pentatricopeptide repeat-containing protein At5g40405 (The sequence of the model RefSeq protein was modified relative to this genomic sequence to represent the inferred CDS: deleted 1 base in 1 codon) has product MTNLTLRSVSKQSIINLIHSHTTLIELKQIHTHLLIGAHLNDPNFLGQFVASIVLKNPKNVDYSNQILDQCNDPTVFALNSMIRAHSKGSKPQKSFHFFNRIIHSHNGISPDNYTFNFLIRACAQLLAKEIGLAVHGCVIKYGFGLDPHVQSGLIFMYAELGCLGFCRQVFDLIPQPDLVCQTAMVSACSKCGDVGFARELFDSMPHRDHIAWSAMIAGYAQCGQSREALALFHLMQLEDVKVSEVSMVSVLSASSQLGALDNGRWAHAYIERNKIPVTVTLGTALVDMYAKCGDMNKAMEVFWAMKEKNVYTWSSAMNGLAMNGAGHKCLELFSLMKKDGVLPNEVTFLSILRACCVIGSVEDGRKYFNAMRKEYGIEPLIDHYGCMVDLYGRCGCLDEALNIINSMPMKPHTGAWGALLNACKLYKNMELGELASRKLIELEGNNHGAYVLLSNIYADSKKWEMVDNVRQAMKVNGVRKQPGCSVIEIDGEAHQFFSGDNSHPRYDDIEAMLEHISRRLKLSGYVTNSKLSLFDVEQEEKKYI; this is encoded by the exons ATGACCAACTTAACATTAAGATCAGTTTCAAAGCAATCAATTATCAATCTAATTCATTCTCATACAACTTTAATAGAGCTCAAGCAAATCCACACACATCTTCTCATCGGTGCTCATCTTAATGATCCTAATTTTCTTGGTCAATTTGTAGCATCAATTGTCCTCAAAAACCCCAAGAATgttgattattcaaatcagatTCTCGACCAATGTAATGACCCTACTGTTTTCGCTCTAAATTCCATGATTAGAGCCCACTCCAAAGGCTCTAAGCCACAAAAgagctttcatttttttaacaGAATTATACACTCTCATAACGGTATTTCTCCTGATAATTACAcatttaatttcttgattcGTGCTTGTGCACAGCTTTTGGCGAAGGAAATTGGCCTAGCTGTTCATGGCTGTGTTATAAAATATGGGTTTGGATTGGACCCGCATGTTCAAAGTGGATTAATTTTCATGTATGCTGAATTGGGTTGTCTAGGTTTTTGTCGTCAGGTGTTTGATTTAATTCCGCAACCAGATTTGGTATGTCAAACAGCTATGGTGAGTGCGTGCTCAAAATGCGGCGATGTTGGTTTTGCAAGAGAACTATTTGATTCAATGCCTCATAGGGACCATATTGCGTGGAGTGCAATGATTGCTGGCTATGCACAATGTGGGCAATCAAGGGAGGCATTGGCTTTGTTTCATTTAATGCAATTAGAGGATGTTAAGGTTAGTGAAGTCTCAATGGTCTCAGTTCTATCTGCCTCTAGTCAGTTAGGTGCTTTGGATAATGGGAGATGGGCTCATGCATATATAGAGAGAAATAAGATTCCAGTGACAGTGACATTAGGGACTGCACTTGTTGACATGTATGCTAAATGTGGGGATATGAATAAAGCAATGGAGGTGTTTTGGGCAATGAAGGAAAAGAATGTTTATACATGGAGTAGTGCCATGAATGGCCTAGCAATGAATGGGGCTGGTCATAAGTGCCTTGAATTATTTTCCCTGATG AAAAAAGATGGGGTTTTGCCCAATGAGGTCACTTTTCTTTCGATTTTAAGGGCTTGTTGTGTGATTGGATCAGTTGAGGATGGACGCAAGTATTTTAATGCCATGAGGAAGGAATATGGGATTGAGCCTCTAATTGATCATTATGGATGCATGGTGGATTTGTATGGTCGATGTGGCTGCCTGGACGAAGCCTTGAACATCATCAATAGTATGCCAATGAAGCCTCACACTGGTGCTTGGGGTGCTTTGCTCAATGCTTGTAAATTGTACAAAAACATGGAATTGGGTGAACTTGCctcaagaaaattaattgaattggaAGGAAACAATCACGGTGCCTATGTgctattatcaaatatttatgcTGATTCAAAAAAATGGGAAATGGTTGATAATGTGCGGCAAGCTATGAAGGTTAATGGTGTGAGGAAACAGCCTGGTTGCAGTGTTATAGAGATTGACGGTGAAGCTCATCAGTTCTTTTCTGGGGATAATTCCCACCCTAGGTATGATGATATTGAGGCCATGCTGGAACACATATCCAGGAGATTGAAATTATCAGGTTATGTGACTAACTCTAAGCTTTCGCTGTTTGATGTTGaacaagaagagaaaaaatatatataa